The following proteins are encoded in a genomic region of Leucoraja erinacea ecotype New England chromosome 23, Leri_hhj_1, whole genome shotgun sequence:
- the LOC129708282 gene encoding LOW QUALITY PROTEIN: archaemetzincin-2 (The sequence of the model RefSeq protein was modified relative to this genomic sequence to represent the inferred CDS: inserted 2 bases in 1 codon; substituted 1 base at 1 genomic stop codon): METIKHSEEMLRTALISNHKDFIDMYQKYTPNLKRFLEEAFKANSILFKPIESQSKSDWILSHPEPKQDFYTYYTNLHRKTPVPGKNIICIQIIGSFGDSETTTNTHIHWLKEYCEAFFFGLKVKFREPVPVSHTGCMFRINKYCENLQIHTGDILKYLKNSKPKDAFCIVXITMVDLYPQDSWNIPQASLTEGMGIFSFARYDDDFYTTNYKGKLVKQTVASDDYSVFDGYYTPSITSKLLLRSCKTLTHEIGHIFGMQHCQWLQCIMQGSNHLEESDRRPIDICPICLRKLQCAINXDIKERFKALLRWIEEDSKSDPLVQPMLTSHKPTEAFQNWKECLQHLEE, translated from the exons ATGGAGACAATCAAACACAGCGAAGAGATGCTGAGGACAGCCCTAATTTCTAATCATAAGGACTTTATTGACATGTATCAGAAGTACACTCCAAATTTGAAAAGGTTCCTCGAAGAAGCATTTAAGGCAAACAGTATTCTTTTCAAACCCATTGAGTCACAATCAAAGTCTGATTGGATCCTAAGCCATCCTGAACCAAAGCAAGATTTCTACACATATTACACCAACTTGCACAGAAAGACACCAGTTCCTGGGAAAAATATTATTTGCATTCAGATCATTG GTTCATTTGGTGACTCGGAGACAACAACTAATACACACATACATTGGTTAAAGGAATACTGTGAAGCATTTTTCTTTGGGCTGAAAGTCAAATTCCGGGAGCCAGTTCCCGTATCCCACACTGGTTGTATGTTCCGTATCAATAAATATTGTGAAAATCTGCAGATTCATACAG GTGATATTCTTAAATACTTGAAGAACAGCAAGCCCAAAGATGCCTTCTGCATTGTTTGAATTACAATGGTTGATCTTTATCCACAAGATTCCTGGAATATTCCACAAGCATCCCTTACAGAAG GAATGGGGATTTTCAGCTTTGCCAGGTACGATGATGATTTTTACACCACGAATTATAAGGGAAAGCTGGTAAAGCAGACTGTAGCTTCTGATGATTATTCAGTCTTTGATGGATACTACACACCATCCATAACAAGCAAGCTGTTGCTAAGATCATGCAAG ACTTTAACTCATGAAATTGGGCACATTTTTGGCATGCAGCACTGCCAGTGGCTGCAATGCATTATGCAGGGATCCAACCATTTAGAAGAGTCCGATCGGCGCCCTATTGACATATGCCCTATATGCCTACGAAAGCTGCAGTGTGCCATCAA TGATATTAAAGAGAGATTTAAG GCGTTATTGAGGTGGATTGAGGAAGATTCCAAATCTGACCCTTTGGTTCAACCCATGTTAACATCTCACAAGCCCACTGAAGCATTTCAAAACTGGAAAGAGTGTCTGCAGCATTTGGAGGAGTGA